The Clostridium beijerinckii genomic sequence TGTCCTAGAATACCTGTAGAAAATAATTGAATCCCACTAACAAAAAATATAATACAAACTAATGATGGCCAACCTGCTACTGGATCACCGTGTATAAATGTTCTTGCCATAATAAAGCATATCATTATTAGAGATATAATAAAAAATATTAATCCAATAAATGATGAAATTACTAGTGGCACCGTAGAAAATGCTATAATTCCTTCAATAGAATACCTAAATAACTTCCAAAATGACCACTTTGTTTCTCCTGCTATTCTCTCTACATTTTCATAGGCTAACCATTTTGTATTAAATCCTACCCAACCAAAAATACCTTTAGAAAATCTATTATATTCTTTCATCTGTAAAATAGCATCTACAACGCTACGCCTCATAAGCCTAAAATCTCTTGCACCATCCACTATATCTGCATTAGAAATTTTATTTATTATTTTATAAAAACATTTTGCAAAAAAAGAACGTATTGGCGGTTCGCCTTTTCGATTCACTCTTCTTGTTGCTACACAATCATAATCCTCATTTATTAAAACATCATACATTTGCTTTAATAATTCTGGCGGATCTTGCAAATCAGCGTCCATAACTGCAATAAAATCACCTGTTGAATTTTCTAATCCAGCATATAATGCTGACTCCTTTCCAAAATTTCTACTTAAAGATATGTACTTCACTCTTTTGTCTATATGCGCATAATCTTTCATTATATCCAATGTTTTATCTATTGAACCATCATTAACAAATATTATTTCAAATTCTACACTTACCATTTCCTTGGTTATTTTATTTATCTCTTTGTAAAAAAACGGTAAAGATTTTTCTTCATAATAACACGGAATTACTATTGATACTTTGTCCATTTTAATTTCTCCTTATATACAATACTATTTAAATTTAATTACCTTAAGTACTTTTTATTTCTCCATACCAATAATCTATATATTACTTTGTAAAATATTACAATATAAAGTTTTTTTAATTAGTTGCTTTAACAAATATCTTATTTCTATAATTTACAACATTATCCTACATCAATAGTATTCCCACTTACTACTATTGATTGAACATCTAGTTTTACATTCTCAATCAAAACATTGATATTATATCTTCCTGGTGTAATTTTTTTACTCAACTCTGCTAGTTTTAAAGCATATCCTGAATCTTTGTAATTATTGTTATTATAGAAATTAGCAACATCCTCTCTTTGTACTTTATTTACATCAAAAATATATTCATTTGTTTCAGATATTAACTCAATTTTTATTTTATTATCTTTTGAATTAGTGTTAGTAATGCTTCCCCACCCTATAACTTCTAATATATCTTTTTCACAATCATATTTATAATAATCTATTCCACCTAACATATCAAATTGTTTTGTATAGTTAAATATTATATTGTTAGGTATATTATAATACTTTTTCATACCATTTTCGGTAGTTGGATTGTTTTCTATATTATTTGGCATTGACTGACTAAACTTTTCATCCAATGGTATTAAATTTACTTTCTTAATATCTTCTCCAAGAATTGCCTTTTTACTAGCCATTCTTAAAGTTTTTTCATTATATTCATTGATATATCTATTATTATAATATCCACTAAACTCTGTATAATAACTACAAACAAAAATTCCAACTACAAGCATTGTTACTATATTCATAATATGATTAAAATTTACTCTGTTAATTATTTCTTCATGCAATTTTCTAAATATATAAGAAGCTATGACAAACCACAATAATCCAAATGGTACAATGGCTGAAGCTACATAATAAGGTGCTGCTATCATGACAATTTGAGTACCTATTGCTCCAAATAGATAGGCTAATATGAAACTATCCTTTGTATCCTTTAAATATATTACAAATTCAATACTTATGAAAAGAATATATAGATATGCTATTATTGGATGAAATATATTAAGAATAGTTAATATCACACTTATAGGTGCAGCTATCAATCCAATATATGCAATTTTTACTTTTATCTTGTCTTTTGTTTCCCTTAATAAAATGCTTACCCCAATTACTGTAAAAGATATTAATATTACCAATAATACATTTTCTTTAGAAAACATATTATTGGTAATATTATTCATTGCCAATAATATTTTATTAATAAAACTTGTAGCTGAGTTATTTGTATCTAATCGCTTATAATTTCCCGGTGCTATTACTAACATAATGTATCCAATTAAAGCACTTAGACAAATTATTATAGATGATTTTTTAATTTTCCTATTTTCTATATAATTTGTAATAGTTAATGCAACTACAACTACTATTGCACCAAAGCCAACCTGCTCCATGGACCATCCTGCAAAAAAGAACATACTTGCAATAAAGATAACTTCCGCAATATTTTTTTTTGCTGTTTTTAAATAATTCCAATATTTATATGAACCAACTATCAAATATATATTTCCGAAAATATATGTACTACTAGACGCATACCAATATACTCCTATTCGATATGTATCTACTGAAAAAAAACCAAATAAGCAACAAGTAAACAATGCTAACTTCCAACAAGTTTTATTAGTTTCATCAATAGTAGTTTTAACTATTTTATACTCAAACAGGAATATTAAAAATAAGCTAATTACATTGGCTATTCTAATTGCATAAAGTCCCATTTTTAAAAGCAAAATATATATTAAATATCCAAGCACTCTCCCTCCCCATAAATTATAATGATTATACAAAAACTCCATCAACTGAAAAAATGTGAAATTGGTACCTTTAATTCCTGGAACTTCATATACATACGACAATGTTGCATATGCAAAATCATCATAATACATATATACATTTCTATATTGAATAAATAACAACACTATAAATATAAAATAAATTCCTACCACTGGTAGATTCTTCTTACCCACTTTTTTTAATAACATATGTTCACCTCGATTGAAAAAAATATATTTTTTTATACTTTTCTTAACTTATCATAATTACACCGTCAATTGGTCAATACTAATACTTTCATTAACCTTTCCAAAAATTACTCAATAGAGTTACCGGAATATAATTCCAATAATATTAGACGTGGAAATAGGATTTTTAGCAGTTGTTTTTTATTTAGATACTCTATTTTCATTTATTACTTAAGAACTTTCCAAAATATGAGACCCCTGAAACTTATAAGCTTCATAAATCTCGAAGAGATTATCACTTACAATTCTCTTCATTTCAAAATTTGTTTAGCTCCTTTTTGAACTATATTTCCACGAGCTTAAATATAGCAAAGTTAAGGATCCCAGTAATTATTTGAATCATCATTACCCTTAGCGCTCATCTTACAAAAATCCAAAATTTTATCTAACGCTTGTGCTACGGTCACTTTTAAATTGCTAGACATGCACATACTTAAATCTCTTAGACTATCTTTTTGAGAGATATGATAGAAAATCATTAATTTCAGGTAACCTTTAGTAGAAAATCAAGATATTTTATTATCGTTTCAAAATATCTTAATTAATAAATTATATAATTATGTTAAATGATTTGGTATAACCAAACATGTAGCCAGCAACTTCCTTTACCTTTAATTTTATTGTTATTGTGATTATATTAAATCAAATGTTACTGGCTATTTTCACGTATAAATTTACGTGTACATACGAAATAGCATCCACATGCATATGCAAATGGAAATTTTGATTAATATTTAAACAGTTGTGTCATAATTAGCTAGTACTAATTTCGTTTAATAACAAAAATTTAATATACATGAACATAATATAATTTTAATCTAATAAATATCAACTTTATGCTCTGTATACATTATATAATCACTATTATTACTATTATCCTTAATATATATCCCAACCGTATATCTGTCTTTATCTAGAATATTATTTAAGTTAGATAAGTCTAATGAGAATCCTGTGTCATCATAATATCTATTATTATAATACTCTGATACATCTGCCCTCTTAATTTTGTTTGTTGAAAATTTATACGTCTTGCTATCAGATTTCAGCAATATACTTATATCATCATTCTTAGAATCTTTATTTTCAATTGCTGCCCACCCTATTATTTTTAACTGATCGTTGCCCTTATTATAATCTACATAATCTATACCATTCATAATTTCTATATATTTTGCAGAAAGTTGTGATTCATTTATTAAATACGCGTCTTTCATAGAATATACTACTTTTATTTCAAAATATCCTTCCAAGTACTTTAAATTTGACTGTAAATAGTCTTCTCTTGTATTCAGAATTCTATTATTTGCATAATTATAAGGCGAAATACTCACAATACTTTGGTTGTTACTTTTAGCCTCTTCTATAACATTATAATTATTCCTTATCCATTTATTGTAATCACTATATGTATTAAAAATTCTTATATTCTCTTTTATAGTAAACAATAATAATATCCCCAATAACGCATATATAGTAGATTTTGCAAATCTATTAGCTATACTAAGCAATTCTATAACAAAATAAACTATACATCCCATCATGAAGAAGTCTATTAAAAAGAATGCTCGCGTTTCAACATAAGGAGCTCCAATTAATGCTCCTGCCGATAAAGAAGATGCTAATAAAAATAATATATTTATCCCTGCCGTTTTATAAACATACATGCATTTTTCTTCTTTTACTTTCTTATAATTTAATGCTATATATAATATAAGAACGATTAAAAGTATAATTACTAAACTAACATTTTCAGAAAAAAATCTATGAATTATACTTATTGCTCTATAAATGTAATCTTTAATTGTTACATTCTTAATTCCAAATATATCTTTATATGTTTGAATTCTAATAGAAGTAGACGGTGCAAAAATCATTACAAAAAAACCTATTGTTAGTGATGCAAAGGAACTCCATATCCATAAATAAACTTCTTGTTTTTTCTTAATTCTATATATAATAGTGCATGCATATATTATTAAAAATGTGATCACCGTATTTTCATTTGTTAATCCTGCAAAAAATCCTAATATTGTATGTAATAAAACAAATAATTTCTTATTATAAAATACATTTCTACCTGAAATTATCACTCTTAAAGGAATGGTAAATATCAATAAAATAAATACAGCCCATAAGTAGTTGCCACTTCCAGCTCTCCAAAAAAATATTTCACCTAGTGCTGGTTGAAATAAAATAATTAAGCAAAAACTTATTACTATGCTTATAAGATCATTTCTTTCCGATAATTTCAACTTTCTTCCAAATACATACATAGGTATCAATAATACATATAATATACTTATGATTGTGTTTCCAATGTAGTAATATATCTCATCGATACTACAAAAAATAATAGCAATTTGTTCTCCAATTCTTATATTCCAAGTAGAAGCTTGCCTAACAATCCTACTTATAATTAAACTTATGTATTCTCCTGCAGAAACTGGTTTATAATAATGAGAAAAACTAGTTAATGCAAAATCCTCCCCCATCATAGGTGTGTTTATATTCATGATCATAAAAAACATAGCTATTCCTAACAGTATTAAAATTGATACTATTGAAATATGCCAAGCTCTATATGTACGCTCCTTGCTCATCATTATCGCCTCCATAATTACCGCCATCATAAAATTAAGGGAATAGTAGCAATATACTTATACTCATTCCCTTATACTTAATAACAGTTACATTTTCATCCTATTCCTAATCTTCTCTATTAGTGTTCTTAATATGTTATCTTTAGTCCAATATTTATATAAATATGTGCCCTTAATAACATATTCTACATTATCCTTTGAAAGATTATGATTTATAACATTCCCATTCATAATTTCATCAAAGAAATTATGCAAAACCAAATTTACCTCTTGGTCTGCAATACTACTTAATTCTCTAAAACTATTATTGTCGTGTAATCTATAATAATAGTTAGTTTCTCTTATGTATAAAGGTTCTTGTAATAATGCTGATCTTAAAATAAAATCCCAATCATGAATGTATTTATATTCTTTAAACCCACCCAATTTATTATATAAATTCTTAGTAAACACCATATTACCAGTAGATATAGCTACATTTTGAATCATCAATGCATGAGATACTTGTCTACATTCATTAATGCGCATTTGTATTTTTCTAAAATTCTGAGCTTCTTCATCCTCTGCCGATACGGATTCTTTATTTATTACTTCTATACTTGAGAAAGCAATCTCAATTCCTCTTTTCTCCATTTCGGGTATTATTTTAGAAAATCTATTACTCTCATACAAATCGTCAGCATTTATTACTGCGATATATTTCCCTTTGGCTCGCTTAATTCCTTCATTAATAGTATAATGTGCACCTTTATTTTCAGGATTTTCAATATATCTTATTTCTATGAACCTTTCATTACATCTACACTGTTCTATGAACTTTTTTATTACCTTCCTACTATTGTCTTTTGAATAATCATCTACTATGATTAATTCTATATTTCTGTAATCCTGTTTTTCAATTGATTCTAGGCACTCAACTATATATTTTTCATAATTATATGAAGGAACTATAACACTTACTAAACTATCTATCATTATTCAATTCTCCTTAATAATTAGAATGCAGGCTTTCCTTAGTAGCCTGTAAATATTGCCTGCCATACTGATTATCTGGTTCTAAATGTGTTCCTTCCGCCCACTCATTCCATGCATTTATAAATACATATCTTTCTTCATCATCATTAAAGTTTGTAGTATAGTCAATAATTCCTGTTAACCATTTACGATATTCATCCGGATTCGCATAATGAAATATATTCGAATTAGCTCCTCTTCTAGCTGTATTATCCCAACTTAACATAGCCCCCCTAAATTCTTTATAATAATTAGGTCTCTTATTCACATATCTTGATACTACGTCTCTATAATCATAAATGTTTCCACCAAATTCTTTAACTAAACTTGGTATAGTTTTAGATATCTCTCCTGTCATAATACCATGAGGAGGAAACTCTACTGCGGAATCTCCACCATATATATTAGGATCAGTCAATCCAAATGATTGCACTAAAGAAACATGTAAATTATCTATTCCATTTTGCTTACATACTTCTTTCCACATTCTAATTGTATTTTCCAAATTAGGAAATAACTCCGCCCTATAAATGAGTAATAGTGGAGCACCATTAACCTTAATATACCTTTCATCTTTTAAGATAGGAATAATATCTTCTATAAAACGGTTATCCGTTTCCTCATTATGTTCTTGTTTTATTAGTACTTCCTTTTCCTGACCATCCCATCTTCTACTCCATGTTTCATTAGCCCAACAAATACAAAATGGAAAATCTAATCCCTTGTCCGCCAATAAGTTATCTAGAGGTTTCTCCAACAATCTTTTGCCATTAAACCAATAATAATAGTAACAAAATCCATGTATTCCATACTCCTTTGCTAATTCAATTTGTTTATACTGTACTGATTTGTCTTCTACTAAATTATAATATCCTAATTCATCTGGGACATGAGGCTGATAGTGCCCTTCAAAAAGTGGTTTTCCTTTTTTTACATTAGTCCATTCAGTAAACCCTTTTCCCCACCATTCATCATTTTCCGGTATAGCGTGATATTGTGGTAAATAAAACGCTATAGGTTTAACTTCGCTCAATTTACCAGAATCTCTAATTACCCTATAATGATATAAAACTTTATTTATAGAATAAATATCCGCTACATTTATTTTATTCTCTAAATAATCCTCTATTGCCTTTTCATGTATAACTAGTGCTTTTCTGAATATAATATTATTATTTCTTTTTTGATTAATAGCATCTTCTTTGTATAGAGGGGCTATGTAGTCTTCCCCTAATATTCTGTCTTCATCAAATGTAATCATCCTGGCATTATTATGTTCTAAAGCATCTTCAATTCTCGCCAACGTTGAATTAGCCAGACAATCGCCTGCTGTGAGTATGACATAGTACGCATCTTTATTATCGCTATGTTCTTCTCTTATTAACTTTAGTATTTTCTCATTTGTATCTAATTCCTCTTCACACTTTATATTCAAACACTTTCTTAACAAGTAATTATTCTCAAGCACTAATTTTTCAATTCCAGGATTATATAAGTTAATAATAGCTTCAAAATTTTGATGTTGAATACTTTTTATTGTTTCATTGTAATATTGTTTTTGTATTTTATCACTTGTAGAGTTAATAACTAAAATAATATTATGTTTTTCTGAAGGCTTATACTCATAATTTTCATCTACAAAACAATATGGTTCTATAATCTTTTGCTCAGAACTACCTATTTCTAAATTCCTGAACTTATTTATAATTTTACTAAGAGTAAGTTTTACACCGTCTTTTTTAAGACTTTGAATTACTTTTTCTAAATTTCCATACGAAAGCTTGTTATTAAAGCCTTCTAGGTTTAATTTTCTAATATCTATTATATGTTCTCCTAACACACCTTCTTCTTGGTCTAGGAAAACTATTTTTAACTTTCTTACACTTTTCTTTAGTGATTCTATTTCTATGACTATTCCACTATTTAGAGCATTGCTATGTTTAAAGTGATTAAAAACATCGTTTCTTCGCTGATTTTGTAGTTTAAATTCATATGTTCTTCCTTGTAAATCTATTATTTCAATATCTATTTGTTTATCTGTATCAAAGGCCCACCCCTTTATTATCAAATTAAATTTATTGTTATTACTTAATAGTTGATTATTTTCAATATTATAATTAAGCATATAGTCCAATAACTCCTTATATTAAATTTGTTTTCTAATCTTTTTGATTAACGATAATTTATTATATTCTTGAATTCTTTTATTCTTATCTTCAAGTTCCATCTGAAGACCTTCTATAATTTTATTAGATTCCGTTATTTTCTCTTCTTTGTATTTTAACTCATTTATTTTTAGGGTTAGTTCACTATCCTTATCTTTTAGCTCATTTATTTTCAGGGTTAGTTCACTATCTTTATATTTTAGTTCACTTATTTTTCTAGCAACTTCTTCTTCCCTATCTTCAATAAAACTACATAATTCTATTGCAAATTCTTTTGATATTATTTGTATTTCAAAAATTAATTCTACCCTACAAGTATTAACTCCTAAATCCGGTAATATTATTTGTGGATCATTATTTATAAATAGTAACGATTTATTATTTAATCTCATTCCATTTGTGTAGTAATTTAACTTAGAGTATTTTACATTATCGTATCCAACTAAACTGTTTATCTTAACTAGACTGTAGCAATTAGACGGATCAATTCTTATTTGTTTCGTATTCTCACTTATATCAACATTTAATACAATCTTATTATTTTCATTGAATACAGGATAAGTTTTATACGAATGTGTTTCACTAAATCCTTCACCATAATCATAAAATACTTGTATCTCCTCATTAATTAAGCTCGTATTCTGCTTATAAATTAATTGTTGCACATCTATATTGGGTCGTGTAGTTTTCCCATACAAATTATTTAATTTAATTGAACTACCTAATACATATTTTTCAAAGCATTTTTCCATTTCACCATATGCATATATTTCTTCATCTGTAATACCTAATAATTTATATAATCCTAGATTCATTAATTCATTTTTTTGATTAGAATTAAATATATAACCACTTAAAGCTCTATACAATATAAAATTGAGTGGAATTGGGAAATTGAAAGTCCACTCATAATCAATAACATTCCATTTCTCTCCAATAATTACATTACCAAAAATAAGATCTACATCGGTAATTTCAGCAGATTTTAAGTATGATGGCAATTTAGCTTTACCAAACACTTTTGCAAATTCTTCCGTTATTTCGAAGTTTCTTTTCACCTTGCCAGGTTCAATGGCATCAATATAATTCTTTATTTTCTCAAATAGCTTCGTATAGTTTTTTTCATATAATAGTTTATCTAACTCTTCCTCCAATGTTTTCCCTTGAATATACTCAAATTTCAGTCCATTCTCCATCACTATGCACTTATTCATGCATATATTTGAGCCTTTATAGGTTTTCGATAATAGATTATAATTCTCATACATATCATTTATATGATTTTGTGCTTCAGTAGTAAGTGCTACCTTTTGAACAAATAACTTTTCGTTAATATCTTTAATTATATCTGTTCTAATCTTAAATTTATCATCTCTTTCATTAGAATACTTGGAATATATAATAGTGCAATCCTTATTACTTTCCTCACTATTTTCTATAATCATTAAATATGAATTTGAATATATATCAAATAAACCTTCCTTGATAATCGAATCATATACCTTGCTTTCATCAAACAAAACCATGCGTTCGGCATCAAAATTTCTCATATTATTGTTTAATTCACCATTTTTAGGTAAATAATCATCTGAGTATATAATATTCGGTAACTTATAATCTGGATATGGATAATAAAATCTGTACTTATTAAATCCACACTTTTGTATAATCTCTTCCAATTCTTTTTTAGAAAAAGTCTTTACTCCTCTTGTATTAGGGTATCCTTCAATACCATCAAAATATCGCCCCACATGATCTTCCTTGCATCCAGCCCAATATTTTAAACCTAGTTTATTCTCAATCGCAATAATTATTTTCCCATTTTTATTAAGATGTTTACTAATTATTTTTAAGAAGTTCTCATATGGCCTTTCGCTTGATATATAAGACTCTCCATATTCAAACACGCCTATAAGAGTTATATAATCATATTTTTCCACAATTCCCTTTTCTATATCTTCAAAATTTCCCACTAGAATTTCTATATTATCTTTTTCCTTGTTTCTATATGCATTGATAAGGCTTCTTTTTTTCGACAAATCAATGCATGTTACTTTCCTTGCCTTATTCGCTAGAGTTCCTGTAATCGCCCCACAACCTGATCCAATTTCTAACACAGTTTCATTATTATTAATAGGCATCCACTCTATTATATTAGCCCTTAGGTGAGACAAATGATATATTACTGGCCATTTATTACGTTCCCCTATAATTTTATCATACTCACCCTCTTCATTATTTTGCACAATGTCTAAAAGCTCATCCTCAACTTCTCCATCGCTGTACAAATCTTCTCCTAAATAATATTTATAGTTTAAAACTACATTTCCTATCCGCTCATTCATATATATGCCTCCATTAATTCTATTTTATCCTTACCTCGGAATCCATATCATAATAGCCTACCGAATTTTTAGTTGCTATAACAGTAATATTACATACATCATAAAGTCTATGGTATACAGTAAAATCGCCATCTTTAAAACCTGTGCATCCCAATGATAACAGGTGTTCTCTACCCTGCAGATTCATTTTTTGAGTAAAAGTAACCTCTTTAATCTCACCTACTTTTGATATGGAAATATTGATTTTCTCCAACATCGTATTAGTACCTGTAATATCAGTTCCTTTTAAATCCTTGATTGTAAAAGCAAAAATAGGATCTTGAATTATTTCATTAAAAATAATTTTCATCTTTATAGAAAATAATTCTCCCTTAACTACATTATTAGTTATTATCCCATTACTATCAATCACAGCGAAATCTACTATTTCTGCCAATTTATTACCATACTCTATCTTATTCGGATTGATGTTCATTGACTTTTTCCATATTCCGTCTTCAAAAACTTTATTATTATCATAATCCGATTTGCATTCATCACCTAATTGATTAACTAAAACCTTCTTATATATATCAATAACTTCCTTAGTTTCCCCTTCAATCAATTTTGTACCCTTATTTATTAAAATAGCTCTATCGCAATACTTACCAATACTTCCTAAATCGTGGCTTACAAATAGAATTGTCTTTCCTTGTTTCTTAAATTCCTCAAATTTTCTGTAACATTTAGCTTGAAAAAAAACATCACCAACAGAAAGTGCCTCATCAACAATTAATATTTCAGGTTCAATATTAATTGCAACTGCAAATGCGAGCCTCACAAACATACCACTAGAATAAGTTTTTACAGGCTGATTAATAAAATCACCTATATCTGCAAAATCAACTATACTCTCTACTTTTGCATCAATTTCCTCTTTAGTGAACCCTAGCATAGTTCCATTAAGATAGATATTTTGTATACCTGTGTATTCTTGATTAAAACCAGCACCTAACTCTAGCAAAGCCGATATTCTTCCATTAACTATTACATTTCCTTTGCTCGCGTTTAATACTCCAGTTATAATCTTCAGTATTGTTGATTTACCAGAACCGTTAGTTCCTATTATACCTACTGTTTCTCCTCGCTCTATTTCAAATGATATATTATTTAAAGCATAATGCTCCTTGCTATAACTTTTTTTTCTTAAGCTTAGCGATTCTTTCATTCTATCTATTGGTTTATCATATAACTTATAAATCTTACTTACACTCTCTACCTTTATTGCTATATCTGACATTTGTACCTCCTTACAGTACATCCGCAAAATGTGGTTTTAATTTTTTGAATATCATTGCTCCAACAACAAATAAAACCAAGGTCATTACCCAAAAATATACAGTTTGAAAATATCGTTGAAAAAACCATACATTATTTAAAAATGTATCTCGATATCCCTCTACTATATAATACATTGGGTTCAATTTTACTATCCACTGAAATTGTTTTGGCATTATCGTATAGCTCCACATTATTGGTGTCATCCACATTCCAATTTGCAAAAATATACTTATTAATTGCCCTAAATCTTTAAAAAATATTACTATTGCAGATGTTGCATATGATATGCCTAATGCCATAAAAAATGTGCAAAATGAGTAATATATTAATTGTACTGTATATTTTGATGGATAAAATCCGTATATCCCAGCTACAATAAATAGAAACACTATAAATACAAAGTGGATAAATAACGCCGAAACAACCTTTACTATAGGCAGTATGCTTATCTTAAAGACCACTTTTTTTACTAGATAACTATACTCAAGCATACAATTCGTAGCATTAGATAGAGCTTCCTGAAAGAAAAACCATGGCACGAGCCCTACCATAAACCATACTATAAACGGAACATTCTTAATTGGAGATCCTGCCTTTAATCCAAATTCAAAAACAAACCAATATAATAATATAGTTATTATTGGCTGGATAAATGCCCATGTTATTCCTAAATATGATCCCGCATACTTAGTCTTGAAATCATTTTTTGATAAGCTCCATATTAACACTTTATTAGTGTTTAACTCTTGGACTAATGTAAAAACGCTTCTTGACT encodes the following:
- a CDS encoding ABC transporter ATP-binding protein, translating into MSDIAIKVESVSKIYKLYDKPIDRMKESLSLRKKSYSKEHYALNNISFEIERGETVGIIGTNGSGKSTILKIITGVLNASKGNVIVNGRISALLELGAGFNQEYTGIQNIYLNGTMLGFTKEEIDAKVESIVDFADIGDFINQPVKTYSSGMFVRLAFAVAINIEPEILIVDEALSVGDVFFQAKCYRKFEEFKKQGKTILFVSHDLGSIGKYCDRAILINKGTKLIEGETKEVIDIYKKVLVNQLGDECKSDYDNNKVFEDGIWKKSMNINPNKIEYGNKLAEIVDFAVIDSNGIITNNVVKGELFSIKMKIIFNEIIQDPIFAFTIKDLKGTDITGTNTMLEKINISISKVGEIKEVTFTQKMNLQGREHLLSLGCTGFKDGDFTVYHRLYDVCNITVIATKNSVGYYDMDSEVRIK
- a CDS encoding ABC transporter permease — translated: MSNILVFKYCDLENKSITLSYEITSDRPDTYQVFYGNSTSWTEEQSQKAIYSDVGKKQTLTFIIPKDVLNLRFDLGNQPSNISISNIGVSCMGKNVELDRKQILDNNNQTQIGKIYETDKSIDIETLGEDPYITYKMDLNKLSDIIKYQALVNKMLKVIICLTIDILLLMILRKSRSVFTLVQELNTNKVLIWSLSKNDFKTKYAGSYLGITWAFIQPIITILLYWFVFEFGLKAGSPIKNVPFIVWFMVGLVPWFFFQEALSNATNCMLEYSYLVKKVVFKISILPIVKVVSALFIHFVFIVFLFIVAGIYGFYPSKYTVQLIYYSFCTFFMALGISYATSAIVIFFKDLGQLISIFLQIGMWMTPIMWSYTIMPKQFQWIVKLNPMYYIVEGYRDTFLNNVWFFQRYFQTVYFWVMTLVLFVVGAMIFKKLKPHFADVL
- a CDS encoding class I SAM-dependent methyltransferase, producing MNERIGNVVLNYKYYLGEDLYSDGEVEDELLDIVQNNEEGEYDKIIGERNKWPVIYHLSHLRANIIEWMPINNNETVLEIGSGCGAITGTLANKARKVTCIDLSKKRSLINAYRNKEKDNIEILVGNFEDIEKGIVEKYDYITLIGVFEYGESYISSERPYENFLKIISKHLNKNGKIIIAIENKLGLKYWAGCKEDHVGRYFDGIEGYPNTRGVKTFSKKELEEIIQKCGFNKYRFYYPYPDYKLPNIIYSDDYLPKNGELNNNMRNFDAERMVLFDESKVYDSIIKEGLFDIYSNSYLMIIENSEESNKDCTIIYSKYSNERDDKFKIRTDIIKDINEKLFVQKVALTTEAQNHINDMYENYNLLSKTYKGSNICMNKCIVMENGLKFEYIQGKTLEEELDKLLYEKNYTKLFEKIKNYIDAIEPGKVKRNFEITEEFAKVFGKAKLPSYLKSAEITDVDLIFGNVIIGEKWNVIDYEWTFNFPIPLNFILYRALSGYIFNSNQKNELMNLGLYKLLGITDEEIYAYGEMEKCFEKYVLGSSIKLNNLYGKTTRPNIDVQQLIYKQNTSLINEEIQVFYDYGEGFSETHSYKTYPVFNENNKIVLNVDISENTKQIRIDPSNCYSLVKINSLVGYDNVKYSKLNYYTNGMRLNNKSLLFINNDPQIILPDLGVNTCRVELIFEIQIISKEFAIELCSFIEDREEEVARKISELKYKDSELTLKINELKDKDSELTLKINELKYKEEKITESNKIIEGLQMELEDKNKRIQEYNKLSLIKKIRKQI